The following coding sequences are from one Myxococcus stipitatus window:
- the lpxK gene encoding tetraacyldisaccharide 4'-kinase — translation MSTPAPEAPTAIERVFYPPMPERWGWRALLSPLTVVSWAYASAVRLRGALYDWGMLQPERVEGLRIVSVGNLNVGGTGKTPAVLHLADLLVREGRKVGILTRGYGRRSQEPLTFTGQEPLPSVEEAGDEPLLLARRCPSVRLFVGADRVSSAYRARDEFGLDTVLLDDGFQHRRLARDEDLIVLDEAVGLGNGHMLPRGPLREPASSLRRATLLWVRTSTWAGSDVPALAATPSRLPAEGAGLPRVLTRYGPTAWVDPSGGVLPPEALKGQRVLALAGLARPGGFLKTLTSLGVEVEDAALFADHHRFTQEELRDVAARAAQGGLRVVTTEKDAVRLPPGFEAWRVRLGVEVLEGEVWLRKALGLAGVPHGL, via the coding sequence ATGAGCACGCCCGCCCCCGAGGCGCCGACAGCCATCGAGCGGGTCTTCTATCCCCCCATGCCCGAGCGTTGGGGATGGCGCGCCCTGCTGTCACCGCTCACGGTGGTCTCGTGGGCCTATGCGTCGGCGGTCCGGTTGCGCGGGGCGCTCTACGACTGGGGGATGCTCCAGCCCGAGCGGGTCGAGGGGCTGCGGATCGTGTCCGTGGGCAACCTCAACGTGGGTGGCACGGGCAAGACGCCCGCGGTCCTGCACCTCGCGGACCTGCTCGTCCGCGAAGGGCGCAAGGTGGGCATCCTGACGCGAGGTTACGGGCGGCGGTCCCAGGAGCCGCTGACCTTCACGGGACAGGAGCCCCTGCCTTCGGTGGAGGAGGCGGGGGATGAGCCGCTCCTGCTCGCGCGGCGGTGTCCCTCCGTGCGCCTCTTCGTCGGCGCGGATCGGGTGAGCAGCGCGTACCGGGCGCGGGACGAGTTCGGCCTGGACACGGTGCTGCTCGACGACGGTTTCCAGCATCGGCGGTTGGCGCGAGACGAGGACCTCATCGTGTTGGACGAGGCGGTGGGGCTGGGCAATGGCCACATGCTGCCCAGGGGGCCGCTTCGCGAGCCCGCGTCGTCGCTGCGTCGGGCCACGTTGCTGTGGGTGCGCACCTCGACGTGGGCTGGAAGCGACGTGCCGGCGCTCGCCGCGACGCCGAGCCGGCTTCCGGCCGAAGGCGCCGGACTGCCCCGGGTCCTCACGCGCTATGGGCCCACCGCGTGGGTGGACCCGTCGGGAGGAGTGCTGCCTCCCGAGGCCTTGAAGGGGCAGCGGGTGCTCGCCCTGGCGGGGCTTGCCCGGCCGGGGGGCTTCCTGAAGACGTTGACGTCGCTCGGCGTGGAGGTGGAGGACGCCGCGCTCTTCGCGGACCACCATCGCTTCACGCAGGAGGAGCTCCGGGACGTGGCGGCGCGGGCGGCCCAGGGGGGCCTGCGGGTCGTGACGACGGAGAAGGACGCGGTGCGTCTACCTCCGGGGTTCGAGGCCTGGAGGGTGCGACTGGGGGTGGAGGTCCTGGAGGGGGAGGTCTGGCTGCGCAAGGCGCTCGGGCTGGCGGGCGTGCCTCACGGCTTGTGA